The following DNA comes from Planctomycetota bacterium.
GCCTCGATCGTCGTCGGCTTCAGCGACAACGTGACCGTCCCCGCGCCGCAGGTCACGCTCAGCGGCCCGTCGGGCGCGGTGCCCGTCTCGGTCTCGTACAACGCGACCACCTGGCGCGCGACCATCACGCCCCAAGGCACGCTCGCCCCGGGCGCGTACACGCTCACGCTCGGCACGGGCATCACCGCGAACGCCCTGGCGCTCGACGGCGAGATCGCCGGGGGCGCGCTGCCCTCGGGCAACGGGCTCGCCGGCGGGGCCGCGTCAATCGCGTTCACCGTCAGCGGCGGGGCGCCCTGCGACCCCGATTTCAACGCCGACGGCAACGTCGACCAGGACGACATCGCGTGCCTCGCGCAGGTCGTCGCGGGTGATCCGTCGTGCTCCACGGCCGACCCGGACTTCAACGGCGACGGCAACGTCGACCAGGACGACATCGCGGCTCTCGAGCAGGTCGTCGGCGGGGCGGAGTGCCCGTAAGTTCCGCAGCAGGCCTGAGCCCGGGGGCGGGCGAAGCGATTCCCGTGTGACCCTGGCCACAGCAAGCGCCGCGCCGGGCTGGTCCCCAGTCCGGCGTTTTCACTTGGCGCGTCTGTCACGTCCGGTAGGCTGCGCGGACGAGCGACGCTGTGCAGCGCCGCGCGCCAAACCCCTCGGACCAGGAGAAGCGCCATGATCCGTCGCCTGATGACAACTGTTTCCGTGCTTGTGCTCGGGGCGGCTTCGCTCCCCGCCGCGGCGGGCGAGCCCGACGTCGCCCTCATCGCCGCCGACTCGGCCGCGGCGCTCGCCGACGTGCAGACCAAGCTCATGAACACCGGGCTGTTCAACTCGGTGACGACAATCTCCGCCGTCACGAACACGCCCACGCTCGCCGAACTCCAGCAGTTCGAGGCCGTCATGACCTGGAGCAACCAGACCTACCAGAACGCCGCGGGGCTCGGGGACGCCTTCGCGGACTACGTCGACGCCGGGGGCGGCGTGGTCGTCGCCGTGTTCGCCACCAGCACCACCACCGCCAACCGCTCCCTCGGCGGGCGATTCCGCAGCGGCGGGTACGAGATCATCCCCACCCAGGGCGGCAACACCACCGGCGCCCAGACCCTCGGCACCATCCTCGTGCCCGGGCATCCCACGCTCGACGGCGTCAACACCTTCAACGGCGGCACGTCCTCCTTCCGCCCGACGCAGACCGCCCTCTCCTCGCACGGCGAGAAGATCGCCGAGTGGAGCGACGGCAAGACCCTCATCGCCGTCAGCAACCAGTACTCGAACCGCGTCGACCTCGGCATGTTCCCCACGTCCCGCGACGTCTCGGGCGGCTCGTGGGACCCCACGACCGACGGCGCCCGCATCCTCGCCAACGCCCTGGTCTACACCGTTGCCCCCCCGCCCCCGCCCCCCTGCAACCCCGACTTCAACGCCGACGGCAACGTCGACCAGGACGACATCGCCTGCATCGCCCAGGTCGTCGGGGGCGATCCCACCTGCGCCAGCGCCGACCCGGACTTCAACGGCGACGGCAACGTTGATCAGAGCGACATCGCCGCGCTGGAGCAGGTCGTCGCCGGCGCGCCCTGCCCGTAAGCCCGGCATCCGCACGACGCAGTCCATCCGCACCGATCGCCCCCACCTCGGGGGCTTTTTTTTGCATTGACACGCCCCGGGACGGGCGTACGCTGCGATAGATGACTCAGAAGTCCGCTTCAATCGCGGAACATGGGTCTGCCGTGGCAAACCATTGATGATCTCGGACTTATGGCATCACCGCCGATCGAGAACAAGTCGTACGCTCGTCGGGTCGAAGGTCTGGACTGCCCGTGGGGGCGAACCGTTGCGAGCGCGGTTGATGAGCATTTTGTGCGCTCGGTTGCGAGCGGCGTGCGAATAGGCCGTCTTTGGTCCGCTGATGTGTCTGGAGAAGGGTCGAACCGATGCACAACCTGAAGTCGCGCGCGGCGCGGGGCGTGTTCGCACTCGCGGCGGTGGTCACCGGGCTGGCGGCGCAGGCCGAGATCGTCACGCTCGCGCCCGTGGCCGACACCACGATCCTCGAAGAGTCGGGCGACATGTCGAACGGCGCGGGGACGCACGTCTTCGCCGGGCGGAACGCCTCCGGGCAGGTGCGCCGGGCGCTGCTGCGCTTTGACCTGTCCGTGTTCCCGGCGGGAACGGTGGTGAACGCCGCGACGCTTGTCCTCGAGATGGACCGTTCGAACGCCGGGCCCGAGCCCGTGACGCTGCGCCGCGTGCTGAACGCCTGGGGCGAGGGAACCTCGTCGGGCGGGAGCGGCGGGGGCGGGGGCGCACCCGCCGAGCCCACCGACGCCACCTGGCTGCACCGGTTCTACAACGCCACCCTGTGGAGCATGCCCGGGGGCGACTTCGCGCCGAGTTCCAGCGGCATGACGATGGTGGACGGCCTGGGCACGTACACCTGGACGGGCGCGGGCGTCGCGGGCGACGCGCAGTACTGGATCGACGTGCCCGGCGCGAACCACGGCTGGATCATGCTCGGCAACGAGGGCCCGGGCGTGAGCGCCAAGCGCTTCGCGAGCCGCGACAACCCGGAGCCGGCGCTGCGCCCGCAACTGATCTTGGACGTGACGTTCCCGCCGGGCTCGATGGGCGCGTGCTGCACGCCGGGCGTCGGGTGCTTTGTCACGGTGCCCGGGCTGTGCGCGCAGCGGGGCGGCACGTTCCAGGGCATGGGCACCAGCTGCTCGCCCGACCCGTGCCCGCCCACCACGGGCGCGTGCTGCCTGCCCGACGGCTCGTGCCAGGACCTGACGGGGGCGGCGTGCGCGCTGGCCGGTGGCACGTACGCCGGCGACCTCACGTCGTGCGCGACGAGCCCGTGCGCCCAGCCGCTCGCGCCCTTCGTCGACGCGCTGCCGATCCCGCCGATCGCGCAGCCGACCATCGGGGTTCCGGGCGGGGCGGCCCACTACGACATCTCGATGACGGAGTTCTTTGCGCAACTCCACCGCGACCTGCCCCCGACGCGGGTGTGGGGGTACGCGGGGTCGGTGCTGGGGCCGACCTTCGAGGCCCGGCGCGGGCTGCCGGTGACGGTGACCTGGACGAACGACCTGCGCGTGTTCGAGACCGGGCAACTGCGCACGTCGCACGTCCTGCCGGTGGACACGTGCCTGCACGGGCCCGACATGAACGGCGACGTCCCCTACACCGTCGTGCACCTGCACGGCGGGCACGTGCCCGCGGACAGCGACGGTCACCCGGACGACGCGTTCCCGCCGGGCGTGAGCTCGTCGCTGTACAACTACCCGAACAACCAGCGGGCCGCCACGATGTGGTACCACGACCACGCGCTGGGCCTGACGCGCCTCAATGTCTGGATGGGGCTCGCGGGGTTCTACCTCCTCCGCGACACCGACGAGGACGCGCTCAACATCCCGCGTGGCGAGTTCGAGGTGCCCCTCGCGCTGCTCGACCGCTCGTTCAACGCCGACGGCTCGTTCTTCTACCCGCCCATGTGGCACGAGCACGTCTTCGGCGACCACATTCTGGTGAACGGCAAGGTCTGGCCCTACTTCAACGTCAAACGCGGGAAGTACCGCTTCCGCGTGCTCAACGCGAGCAACAGCCGCGCCTACACCCTCGCGCTCCCCGCCAACGCCACGTTCTGGCAGATCGCCTCCGACGGCGGGCTTCTGGCGGCCCCGGTCGCCAAGACCAGCCTCACCATCACCCCGGGCGAACGCGCCGACATCGTCATCGACTTCGCCCCGTACGCCCCCGGCACCGAGCTCGTCCTGACCAACAGCGCGCCCTCGCCGCTGCCCGGCGGGGGCATCGGGCCCGAGGTGCCCAACGTCATGAAGTTCATCGTCGGCGCCGACGCGGGCGACACCGACCCGCTCCCGACGAGCCTCGTGCCCGTGCCCCGGATCTCCGAGAACGAGGCGGCCCAGGAACGCGAGTTCCTGCTCCGCAAGATCCCCGGGCAGCACTGCGGGCACGACGTGTGGGCCATCAACGGGCTCATGTGGGACGACATCACCGAGTACCCGCTGCTCGGCAGCACCGAGATCTGGTCGTGGGTGAACCGCTCGGGCGTCACGCACCCCATGCACATGCACCTGGTGTCGTTCCAGGTGCTCGACCGCCAGGACTTCATCGTGCAGGGCGGGCAGATCGTGCCGATCAGCGATCGCGTGCCCCCGCCCCCGGAGGAGATGGGCTGGAAGGACACCGTGCAGGCGCGCCCGTTCCAGATCACGCGCGTCATCGCGCGCTTCGAGAACTACGCCGGACGCTTCGCCTACCACTGCCACATCCTCGAGCACGAGGACCACGAGATGATGCGCCAGTTCGAGGTCTGCGAGCCCGCCGCCATCACCAACCCGCCCGATGACTTCGAGGCGTGCCAGGGAGGCGAGGCGCACTTCGGCGCCGAGTTCAGCGGGTCGAGTGTCCAGTACCTCTGGTTCAAGGACGGCTTCCCGCTCTCCGACGGGCCCACCGGCACCGGCTCGGTCGTCACCGGGTCCGGCGCGTACTACCTCGCCATCGCGAACGTCGGGCCGGCCGATGTCGGGCAGTACTACTGCCTCGCCACCAACGGCTGCTCCAACGCGACGAGCAGCGTCGCCTCGCTCACCATCAGCGGCCCGTGCTGCGACCCGGACTTCAACGCCGACGGCAACGTCGACCAGGACGACATCGCGTGTTTGGCGCAGGTCGTCGCGGGCGACCCGGCGTGCTCCGCCAGCGATCCCGATTTCAACCGCGACGGCAACGTCGACCAGGACGACATCGCTTCACTGGAGCAGGTGGTGGCCGGCGCGCCGTGCCCGTGAGGAGGCGAAGGCACGGGGCACGGAGGACTGGGCATTCGGCATTCGGCATTCGGACATTGCACACCGCATCGAGTGCAGGGCACTCGTGATTCCGCATGGCGTAGAACGCATCGCAAGGCTACTTACAAGCGCGCACTGAGGGCTTGTCGATCGACATCAGGCATGTCCACCGAGGGCGTCGCCAAAATCCGAACGCCGAACGCCGAACGCCGAATGCCTAATGCCTAGTGCCTAGTGCTTCATGCCGAACGCCTCGTCTTCTCACGGGCACTCCGACCCCGCGACAACCTGCTCGAGGGCCGCGACGTCGTCCTGATCGACGTTGCCGTCACGGTTGAAGTCGGGGTCTGCGCTCGAGCACGCGGGATCGCCCGCGACGACCTGCGCCAAACACGCGATGTCGTCCTGGTCGACGTTGCCGTCGGCGTTGACATCGGGGTCGCAGACCTCGTTGCCCCGGTTGGTGTACAGCAGCATGACGTCGGCGATCTCGTCGAGGAGCGCGAGGTCGAGGTCGCCGTCGTTATCGAAGTCGGCGCTGATGCTGCACGCCGGGTTGTTGGGGGCGATGAACTGCTGGACCTCGGTCATGACGCCCGCGCCGTTGTTCACGTACCGGTGCCAGCGCCCGCCCCCGAAGCACGCGACGAGCCAGTCGAGGTCGCCGTCGCCGTCGTAGTCGGCCAGTTCGGTGCCGACGGTGTGCCCGGAGACGCCCTTGATGACCGCGGCCTGGAGCGTGCCGTTGCCGTTGCCCAGGAGCACCGAGGCGTTCGCCGAGCCGGAGTTGGCCGTCACGATGTCCATGAACGAGTCGGCGTTGAGGTCGCCGGTGGCGACGACCCACGTCGCCCCGCCGATGGAGCGTGACGACGCGAACGTGAACGTGCCGTTGCCGTTGCCCCGGAGCACGACGGCGGTGCGCGAGTAGACGTGCCCGACGACGAGGTCCATGACCCCGTCGTTGTTCATGTCGGCGGTGACCAGGCCGTAGGGTCCGTCGCCCCCGCTGGGGATGTTGACCGGCGGGGCGAAGGCACCCGAGCCGTTGTTCGCCAGCAGCGAGATGGTGTTGACGGAGGTGTTGGCGACGGCGATGTCGAGGTCGCCGTCGGCGTCGAAGTCGAGGATGGCGTTGCCCCGGGGGTAGCCGGGCATCGCGATGATCGTGGGCGGGTCGAAGGTGCCGTCGCCGTTGCCCATGGCGATGGTGAGCTCGTTGGTCGCGTTGCTGGTGGTGATGATGTCGACGAACCCGTCGCGGTTGAAGTCCGCGGGCTCGTTCGGGCTGCTCTCGTACGGGATCGGCGTGGGGGGCGTCAGGAAGGGCTGGAAGAGCCCGGACCCGTCCGCGCGGTTGAGAAACACGCGCAGGTCCTGGGAGACCTCGTTCACGAGCGTGATGTCGAGCCACCCGTCGCGGTCGAGGTCGCACGCGAGCCCGCCGTAGATCCGCGTCTGCGCGTTGTTGGGCGAGCGGTCGCTGATGATCGCGAGGGGATCGAAGGTGGCGGTGGTGGGCTTGGCGCGCGTGGTGAAGGTGAGCGTGTGCCCGGCGGAGCGCATGGGCGTGCCGTCCGCGCCGCGCAGGTCGCGCGACATCACGACCATCACCGGGTCGCCGGCGTGAAGCGGGGCCGCGGGCGTGAACGTGACGGTGCGATCGTCGTTGGAGAACGAGATGGAGCCGTCGACCATGCCGCCCCAGCGCGAGAAGACCCAGAAGTTGTCGCCCGCGAAGGTCGCGCGGTCGACGGGACGATCGAAGGTGACGGCGATGGGAGCCTCGCGCGCCACGTGCAGCGCGTTGACCGAGGGCGACGTGCCGGTCACGACCATCTGCCCGAAGGCCGCGTTCCCGACGCCCCCCACCGCCGCGATCACTGCGATCACCGGGGCCAGCGTGCTGATGACGTGCGTGCGCATGACGAGTCTCCGTTCGGTTGTGTCGTCCGCCGCTCCCCGCCAGCGCCCAGCCTACCGACGTCGCGTGCCGCGTTCTAGGCGATCTTGAACCGCGCACCCATGAAAAAACGCCCCGGGGGATCGCCCCGGGGCGCAGAAGACAGCGGCGTGGCGGCGGGCGTCGCCTTAGGGGCAGGGCGCCCCGCCGACGACCTGCTCGAGTGCGGCGATGTCGTCCTGATCAACGTTGCCGTCGCCGTTGAAGTCCGGGTCGTTCGACGAGCATCCGGGATCGCCCGCGACGACCTGCGCCAGGCACGCGATGTCGTCCTGGTCGACGTTGCCGTCGGCGTTGAAGTCGGGGTCGCAGGGCGGGGCGTTGTTGGGCGGCTGGCACGTGCGGGGCGCCTGCGTCGAGAGGATGAGCGACCAGTTGCGCAACGTACCCGTGTCGCCCGAAGCGCGGTCGGAGACGTCGAGCCGCCACTCGCCGTTGGGGCTGAGCCCGTCGAAGGCGCTCAGCGCCCCGTTGGGCGTCCAGGAGCCGGTGAACGGCGCCAGGGTGTTGGCGGCGTTCTCGATGGGATTGCTCGCCTCGTCGTCGAAGATCGACTGGCAGAAGTTGTTGCCGTCGTTGCCGAACTGGCTGGCCGGGACGCCGGGCCGATCAACGACGATCACGGTCGGGGCCCCGCCCGGTGCGCGGAGCGCCAGGACGAGGTCGCCGACCCAGGAGTGCGTGAGGCCGACGGTGGTCGAGCCCTGGGCGGCGCTGCACGACGTGCCGTTGATACGGAAGTTGACGTCCGAGAGCGTGCCGGTCATGCCGGAGACGTTCAGGGGCGCGCTGACGCCGGTGGTGTTGTTGTCGGGGATGGCGAGCGCGGGTCCCGACCAGGTGAAGGTCTGCGAGACGGGCGGGGGCAGCGTGCCCGTGGCGAACGAGAAGTTGTAGGTGCCCGAGCCCTGCGCCGAGGCGATCGAGAGGCGGAGGTTGATGGGATCGCCGCAGGGGTGCGAGGGCGACACGTTGATGACGTAGGGCGTGAGGTTGGTCGCGGGCGCGCCCGGCGCGAGGTTCACGTACGCCGAGACGCCCGAGACGATGGTGACCGTGGGGGTGAGCGACGTGAGCGTGCCGGCGACGCCGGTGGCGGTCTGCGCGCCGCCGTTGAGGACCTGCACGCTGACGCCGATGGCCGACTCGCCGGAATCAATGACGCCGTTGGCGTTGCCGTTGCCGGCGGTATCCGTGAAGGTGTCGACGCCCGTGCCGTTGAGCGCGACGCCGGTGGCGGGCGAGATGGAGAAGTTGGTGTTCGAGATGTCGAAGAAGATGTTGCCGACACCCTCGACGCGGATGCGTGCCGTGCCGGTGGTGATGTTGGGCAGTGTGACGATGTGCGACCCGTCGTTGGGGGTGCTCTCGGCGAGGACGGTGGTCCAGGTGTTCCCGCCGTTGGTCGAGAGCAGGATGCGGACGTTCGCGCACGAGATGGGCGCGCCGGTGGTGCCGGCGACGTTCCACGTCACCGTTCGTGTGCCCGACCAGGCGACGTTGGTGTTGGGGCTGGTGACGGCGAAGGCCTGGCCCGTGTCGGTGACGGAGACGGTCATGTCGTCGGTGGCGATGCCGCCGCCCCCGGCGCGGTTGTCGCGCGCCACGACGCGGTACGAGAGGCTGCGCGTCGTGGTGGGGAGGATCTCGCCGAACGCGACCGTGTTCGCGAGCAGGTTCGAGAGGCGGGGGATGGTGCGTGCCGGGCTGGTGGTCGGCAGCCAGGTGCGCTGGATGGGCGACGACCCGTTGTCGACGTTCACCGCGACGGTGGCGCCCGTGTTCCGCTGCTCCCAGGAGTAGGTCACCGCGTCGCCGTCGGGGTCGCTGCCCGTGGCGGTCAGCACGAAGGGCGTGTTCGCGGGGATGGAGTAGTTGGGCCCGGCGTCGACGATGGGCGTGTTGTTCCCCGTGCTGACGGACGACCCGCACGACGTGCCCGAGACGAAGGCCGACATGAGGGCGATGCTGCCCGAGTGGAACATGGCGTCGGAGTTGTTCTGGAGGTTCGTCGGGCCGCAGATGCCCGCGTAGGCCATGATGGTGGCGCCCGAGCCGGGCTCGTAGGCGAAGGACTGGTCGTCGCCGGGCCCGCCGTCGCAGTTGTTGAAGCAGTGGCGTCCCGCGAACTGATGCCCGACCTCGTGGCAGACGTAGTCGATGACGAACGGGTCGTTCACGGGCGACGGCAGCCCGCTGAGCCCGCGCGCCTTGCCCGTGCCGCACACCGAGGAGAGCTGCGCGACCCCGCCGTTGCCGGTCTGAAAGAGGTGCCCGACGTCGTAGTTGGCGGTGCCGATGATGTTGTTGCACTGGGTCTGGTTGGCGGTCAGGTCGGCGCCGGAGCCGTTGTTCGCGTAGGGATCGGTGGCGGCGTTGGTAAAGATCAGGTTGATGTTGTTCGCCACCAGCGTGAACCGCACCGCCAGGTCGCGCTCGTAGATCTGGTTCATGCGGTTCACCGCGGTGACCACCGCGGCCTGTCCCAGCGCCGCCGTCCCGCCGTGGAACGCCGTGTACTCGCCCGTGGTCGCGATCGCCAGGCGGTACGTCTTGAGGTTGACGATCGCGCGCTCCTCGTAGCGGGGCTCGGGCGCGGGCGCGCCGTCGTCGATCACCGTGCACGCCCAGCCGCCGATGGGCCGGCGCAGGTCACGCTTCCAGTAGCTCGCGACGTGCTCGGTCTCGCCCATCGTCACGGGATCGATGTAGAACGAGCCCTCGCCGGTAAAGACCTGCGCATGGAACCCGTGCGGGGTGTAGTCGAACCGAACGGTGGAGGCGGGATCATCCAGCCCCTGCCCGAGGAACGTCTTGACGTCCGGCAGCGCCGCGGCCAGGCCGGGCTCCATCACCGGCGACTCCACGACCGAGAACCGCATCCACCCGCCGTCCGGGCGCGGCAGGCTCACCACGATCGGCTCCCCGCCCCCCACGGTGTTCTCGAGCGGGGCCGCCCCGAGCGACGCCCGCAGCGCCGGCCACTCGACCCGCACGGGCTGGAACACGTCGGGGCGGACGTTCGCCGGGCCGCCGATGACGTCCTGCGGCACGTCCTTCAGCATCGTGAACGCGCCGTCCGGGCTCTGCACCTGGGCGGACGCGAGCGACGCGCACACCCCCACCACCGCCATCAGCACGATCGACCTCATCGGAGTCCCCTTTGCGCGCGCCATCATGTCGCATCACTTGCATCGGACGAGCACGCGACGTCCGCCAGACTATCAGTCGAGGCACGCGCGTCAAGACGGACGTCCGCGCCGCGTGTGTGCGCGGCGACACGGGCGCGCAAAGAAATGCCCCGGGCACGGGCACCCGGGGCATTCATGGTCTTGGTGTTACGCGGGCCCTGTCCGGACGCAGCGTCCGGAAATCAGCTCCCGCGAGCGGTTACGGGCAGGGCTGGCCGCCGACGACCTGCTCCAGGGCCGCCACGTCGTCCTGGTCGGCGTTGCCGTCGCCGTTGAAGTCCGGATCGATCGAGGCGTCCGCGCAACCGGAGTTGCCGGCGATGACCTGCGCGAGGCACGCGATGTCGTCCTGATCGACGTTGCCGTCGGCGTTGATGTCCGGGTTGCAGGGCACGCTGTCGTCACAGAGGCGCCGGAAGACGCGCAGGTCGTCGATGGCGGCCTCGACGATGCTCGCCGTCCCGCTGTCCTCGGCCCGGAACCGCAGGCGCATCTGGCTCGTGCCCGTCAGCCCGAGGCTCGAGAGCGAGCGGGAGACGGTGACCCAGCCGTTCTGCACGGGCGCGCCCACCGGGATGCTCTCGAACGTGACCCAGGTGGAGCCGTTGTTGTTCGAGATCTGCACCAGCCACGGATCGCCGTAGGTGGTGCTCACGTTGTTGCTGTACCACCGCTGGTACTGGATCTGGAAGTCGCCGGGGCTGGACATGTCGAACACCGGGCTCGTGAGCTGCGTGAACCCGCCGTCGATGTCGAACGTGCCCACGCCGGTGCCGGCGTTGCCGTCGGTCACCCAGCAGTTCACGCCAGGGCTCGGCGTCGTGTCATCCTCTGGCTGGGCCGTCGTCCCCTGCGGGTCCATGCGGTTCCAGTTGCCCGTGGTGGCGGTGTTCGGCCCGACAACCCAGCCCGTGTCGGTCTCCATCGTGTCGTTGATGGGCTCCAGCGTGCTGCTGAACACGGTCGCGGCGTACGACGACGCCGGCGCGTCGACCGGGTCCGTGCGCACGCCCGCGTTCGTGTTCGTCGAGACGTAGTACCGCACGTCCGCGAAGCACCCCGCACCCGGGATGGTCGCGGTGTACGAATCGCCGCCCGTGCTGACCAGCGGCCTGGGCGTGAACGCCCCGCCGTCGACCGAGATGAACAGCTGCTGCGTGTTCGGGGTGATGGTGAGAAGCTGGGGC
Coding sequences within:
- a CDS encoding multicopper oxidase domain-containing protein; amino-acid sequence: MHNLKSRAARGVFALAAVVTGLAAQAEIVTLAPVADTTILEESGDMSNGAGTHVFAGRNASGQVRRALLRFDLSVFPAGTVVNAATLVLEMDRSNAGPEPVTLRRVLNAWGEGTSSGGSGGGGGAPAEPTDATWLHRFYNATLWSMPGGDFAPSSSGMTMVDGLGTYTWTGAGVAGDAQYWIDVPGANHGWIMLGNEGPGVSAKRFASRDNPEPALRPQLILDVTFPPGSMGACCTPGVGCFVTVPGLCAQRGGTFQGMGTSCSPDPCPPTTGACCLPDGSCQDLTGAACALAGGTYAGDLTSCATSPCAQPLAPFVDALPIPPIAQPTIGVPGGAAHYDISMTEFFAQLHRDLPPTRVWGYAGSVLGPTFEARRGLPVTVTWTNDLRVFETGQLRTSHVLPVDTCLHGPDMNGDVPYTVVHLHGGHVPADSDGHPDDAFPPGVSSSLYNYPNNQRAATMWYHDHALGLTRLNVWMGLAGFYLLRDTDEDALNIPRGEFEVPLALLDRSFNADGSFFYPPMWHEHVFGDHILVNGKVWPYFNVKRGKYRFRVLNASNSRAYTLALPANATFWQIASDGGLLAAPVAKTSLTITPGERADIVIDFAPYAPGTELVLTNSAPSPLPGGGIGPEVPNVMKFIVGADAGDTDPLPTSLVPVPRISENEAAQEREFLLRKIPGQHCGHDVWAINGLMWDDITEYPLLGSTEIWSWVNRSGVTHPMHMHLVSFQVLDRQDFIVQGGQIVPISDRVPPPPEEMGWKDTVQARPFQITRVIARFENYAGRFAYHCHILEHEDHEMMRQFEVCEPAAITNPPDDFEACQGGEAHFGAEFSGSSVQYLWFKDGFPLSDGPTGTGSVVTGSGAYYLAIANVGPADVGQYYCLATNGCSNATSSVASLTISGPCCDPDFNADGNVDQDDIACLAQVVAGDPACSASDPDFNRDGNVDQDDIASLEQVVAGAPCP
- a CDS encoding FG-GAP-like repeat-containing protein; its protein translation is MRTHVISTLAPVIAVIAAVGGVGNAAFGQMVVTGTSPSVNALHVAREAPIAVTFDRPVDRATFAGDNFWVFSRWGGMVDGSISFSNDDRTVTFTPAAPLHAGDPVMVVMSRDLRGADGTPMRSAGHTLTFTTRAKPTTATFDPLAIISDRSPNNAQTRIYGGLACDLDRDGWLDITLVNEVSQDLRVFLNRADGSGLFQPFLTPPTPIPYESSPNEPADFNRDGFVDIITTSNATNELTIAMGNGDGTFDPPTIIAMPGYPRGNAILDFDADGDLDIAVANTSVNTISLLANNGSGAFAPPVNIPSGGDGPYGLVTADMNNDGVMDLVVGHVYSRTAVVLRGNGNGTFTFASSRSIGGATWVVATGDLNADSFMDIVTANSGSANASVLLGNGNGTLQAAVIKGVSGHTVGTELADYDGDGDLDWLVACFGGGRWHRYVNNGAGVMTEVQQFIAPNNPACSISADFDNDGDLDLALLDEIADVMLLYTNRGNEVCDPDVNADGNVDQDDIACLAQVVAGDPACSSADPDFNRDGNVDQDDVAALEQVVAGSECP
- a CDS encoding M12 family metallo-peptidase produces the protein MRSIVLMAVVGVCASLASAQVQSPDGAFTMLKDVPQDVIGGPANVRPDVFQPVRVEWPALRASLGAAPLENTVGGGEPIVVSLPRPDGGWMRFSVVESPVMEPGLAAALPDVKTFLGQGLDDPASTVRFDYTPHGFHAQVFTGEGSFYIDPVTMGETEHVASYWKRDLRRPIGGWACTVIDDGAPAPEPRYEERAIVNLKTYRLAIATTGEYTAFHGGTAALGQAAVVTAVNRMNQIYERDLAVRFTLVANNINLIFTNAATDPYANNGSGADLTANQTQCNNIIGTANYDVGHLFQTGNGGVAQLSSVCGTGKARGLSGLPSPVNDPFVIDYVCHEVGHQFAGRHCFNNCDGGPGDDQSFAYEPGSGATIMAYAGICGPTNLQNNSDAMFHSGSIALMSAFVSGTSCGSSVSTGNNTPIVDAGPNYSIPANTPFVLTATGSDPDGDAVTYSWEQRNTGATVAVNVDNGSSPIQRTWLPTTSPARTIPRLSNLLANTVAFGEILPTTTRSLSYRVVARDNRAGGGGIATDDMTVSVTDTGQAFAVTSPNTNVAWSGTRTVTWNVAGTTGAPISCANVRILLSTNGGNTWTTVLAESTPNDGSHIVTLPNITTGTARIRVEGVGNIFFDISNTNFSISPATGVALNGTGVDTFTDTAGNGNANGVIDSGESAIGVSVQVLNGGAQTATGVAGTLTSLTPTVTIVSGVSAYVNLAPGAPATNLTPYVINVSPSHPCGDPINLRLSIASAQGSGTYNFSFATGTLPPPVSQTFTWSGPALAIPDNNTTGVSAPLNVSGMTGTLSDVNFRINGTSCSAAQGSTTVGLTHSWVGDLVLALRAPGGAPTVIVVDRPGVPASQFGNDGNNFCQSIFDDEASNPIENAANTLAPFTGSWTPNGALSAFDGLSPNGEWRLDVSDRASGDTGTLRNWSLILSTQAPRTCQPPNNAPPCDPDFNADGNVDQDDIACLAQVVAGDPGCSSNDPDFNGDGNVDQDDIAALEQVVGGAPCP